A part of Verrucomicrobiota bacterium genomic DNA contains:
- a CDS encoding pirin family protein, protein MMKIRKANERGHAERGWLDTYHTFSFADYFDPQWRGFRSLRVINDDLVMPGMGFGTDPHRDMEIMTYILSGALEHKDSMGNERIIRAGEVQYMAAGTGVEHSEFNPSPDEAVHLLQIWIEPDRKGVTPRYAEKSLVSAVPGEFHLVASKTGFGRSIAIHQDAQFWFARLDAGQRVTHPLAGNRHAWIHVAEGEVSLQGRPLQGGDGVAVSDERTLELSASKPAQVLLFDLH, encoded by the coding sequence ATGATGAAAATACGGAAAGCAAACGAACGCGGCCACGCCGAGCGGGGATGGCTTGACACGTACCACACCTTCAGCTTCGCGGACTACTTTGACCCGCAGTGGAGAGGCTTCCGCAGTCTGCGCGTCATCAACGACGACCTGGTGATGCCGGGCATGGGATTCGGAACGGATCCGCATCGCGACATGGAGATTATGACTTACATCTTGAGCGGCGCGCTGGAGCACAAGGACTCGATGGGCAACGAGCGCATCATCCGTGCGGGCGAGGTGCAATACATGGCCGCCGGCACGGGCGTGGAGCACAGCGAATTCAATCCCTCGCCGGACGAAGCGGTGCATCTGCTGCAGATTTGGATTGAGCCTGACCGCAAAGGTGTGACGCCGCGTTACGCGGAGAAGTCATTGGTGAGCGCGGTCCCCGGCGAATTCCACTTGGTCGCAAGCAAGACGGGGTTCGGCCGTTCAATCGCCATCCACCAAGACGCTCAGTTTTGGTTCGCGAGACTGGACGCGGGCCAACGCGTCACCCATCCGCTCGCCGGCAATCGTCATGCGTGGATTCACGTTGCCGAAGGTGAAGTGTCACTCCAGGGCAGACCGCTTCAAGGCGGCGACGGCGTGGCGGTGAGCGATGAGCGCACGCTGGAACTGAGCGCATCCAAGCCGGCACAAGTTCTCCTCTTCGACCTCCACTAA
- a CDS encoding tetratricopeptide repeat protein, with product MDSSPTPSPLWRSFCSVPGAVVALAVVVGFWGEVSLSGAERKAPKAGTQVNVAALAEKLKPSVAVVRQFGRQGRQEGVGTGFVVSKDGLIATCFHVIGEARPISVELADGRKFEVVEVHASDRRMDLAVLKIQASGLTPLKLGDSATLKQGESVLALGNPAGLEHSLVQGIVSARRDFDGLEMIQLAMPIEHGNSGGPLLDLQGKVQGLLNMKSAVTANLGFAIPSVALRSLLERPNPMPMSRWLRLGALDPAEWKPLMGAQWSRRGGRVLVESPGEGFGGRSLCLWMKEKPEPPYELTVKVKLEDESGAAGLVFGSDDGDRHYGFYPTAGQLRLTRFDGPNVFSWSILKDQKTPHYKPGDWNVLKVRVDHDRIEGFVNGERVIESRDARWREGRVGLAKFRETKAQFRNFSIGTVTPAESNPAELGAALEAAVKGPVDAETELLLSRQSNAARPWLLERALQLDQDARRLRRMARELSESAVRARLVEVLGQPEDRIDLSLAALLVAKLDEPDLDVEGSRAEIARMGEELARSLKPGLGAAEKLEALRKYLFEEQGFHGSRTDFYNRANSYLNEVIEEREGLPITLAVLFLDLAGRIGVHQVWGAPVPTRFMVGFKPESGRERLIDVFDGGKFLTRSEAVALVADNVEAVGDLDFAPAAKGQIVARMLRNLLGIAQRQRDAVQSLRYLEALLAILPDSAPDRLERARIRAQLGDSAGAKADVERLIERAPAGLDLEKLKEWSRTL from the coding sequence ATGGATTCATCCCCGACGCCATCGCCCCTGTGGAGGTCGTTCTGCTCCGTTCCCGGAGCGGTGGTGGCGCTGGCGGTCGTGGTTGGATTTTGGGGGGAAGTTTCGCTGTCTGGAGCGGAGCGGAAGGCGCCCAAGGCGGGAACCCAGGTCAATGTTGCGGCGCTGGCGGAAAAGCTGAAGCCCAGCGTGGCCGTCGTCCGGCAGTTCGGCCGGCAAGGCCGCCAGGAAGGGGTCGGCACTGGATTCGTCGTTTCGAAGGACGGCCTCATCGCCACTTGTTTTCATGTCATCGGAGAGGCTCGTCCCATTTCGGTCGAGTTGGCGGATGGCAGGAAGTTCGAGGTCGTCGAAGTGCATGCCTCCGATCGACGGATGGATCTGGCCGTGTTGAAGATTCAAGCCTCAGGGCTTACCCCGTTGAAATTGGGCGATTCCGCGACTTTGAAGCAGGGCGAGTCCGTGCTGGCCTTGGGCAATCCCGCCGGACTTGAACACAGTCTGGTCCAGGGCATTGTGTCCGCGCGACGGGACTTCGACGGGCTTGAGATGATTCAGTTGGCCATGCCGATCGAGCACGGCAATAGCGGCGGTCCCTTGCTGGATCTCCAAGGAAAGGTTCAAGGCCTGCTCAACATGAAATCGGCGGTGACGGCGAATCTCGGTTTCGCCATTCCCAGCGTGGCTTTGCGATCTTTGCTGGAACGCCCCAATCCCATGCCCATGTCCCGCTGGCTTCGTTTGGGGGCGCTTGATCCGGCGGAATGGAAGCCTCTCATGGGCGCGCAATGGAGCCGGCGCGGGGGCCGGGTCCTGGTCGAGTCTCCGGGCGAGGGGTTTGGCGGACGTTCGCTTTGCTTGTGGATGAAGGAGAAACCCGAACCGCCTTACGAGTTGACGGTGAAGGTGAAACTGGAAGATGAGTCGGGCGCGGCAGGACTCGTCTTTGGGTCGGACGATGGAGACCGGCATTACGGATTCTATCCGACGGCGGGTCAACTGCGCCTCACGCGTTTCGACGGGCCGAATGTCTTCTCCTGGTCCATCCTCAAGGATCAAAAAACTCCCCATTACAAGCCGGGCGACTGGAATGTTCTGAAGGTCCGCGTCGATCATGATCGCATCGAAGGATTCGTGAATGGCGAGCGTGTGATCGAATCCCGAGACGCGCGGTGGCGGGAAGGGCGCGTCGGCCTCGCCAAATTCCGTGAAACCAAGGCGCAATTCCGCAATTTTTCCATCGGCACCGTGACACCCGCGGAATCGAATCCAGCCGAACTGGGAGCCGCGCTCGAAGCCGCGGTCAAGGGGCCCGTGGATGCCGAGACCGAATTGTTGTTGTCCCGGCAGTCCAATGCAGCCCGACCCTGGTTGTTGGAACGTGCGCTTCAGTTGGACCAGGACGCCCGGCGCTTGAGGCGGATGGCGCGGGAACTTTCGGAGAGCGCGGTTCGCGCCCGTTTGGTTGAGGTGCTCGGTCAACCGGAGGATCGGATCGATCTCTCGCTGGCCGCTCTTCTGGTTGCGAAACTGGATGAACCGGATCTCGACGTCGAGGGCTCTCGCGCGGAAATCGCGCGCATGGGGGAAGAGTTGGCGCGATCCCTCAAACCTGGCCTGGGCGCGGCGGAGAAATTGGAAGCCTTGCGCAAATACCTCTTCGAAGAGCAGGGGTTTCACGGAAGTCGGACCGATTTCTACAATCGCGCGAACAGTTATTTGAACGAAGTGATCGAGGAGCGGGAAGGCTTGCCCATCACACTCGCGGTGTTGTTTCTCGATTTGGCGGGCCGGATCGGTGTCCATCAGGTGTGGGGGGCGCCGGTTCCCACGCGCTTCATGGTGGGTTTCAAGCCCGAGTCCGGACGCGAAAGGCTGATCGACGTGTTTGATGGAGGAAAGTTCCTGACTCGGAGCGAGGCTGTCGCGCTGGTGGCGGACAACGTCGAAGCGGTGGGCGACCTCGATTTTGCGCCGGCGGCGAAAGGGCAGATCGTGGCGAGAATGCTCCGGAATCTTCTCGGAATCGCCCAGCGCCAGCGCGACGCGGTTCAATCCCTCAGGTATCTCGAAGCCCTGCTGGCCATTCTGCCCGATTCGGCGCCGGACCGTTTGGAGCGTGCGCGCATTCGGGCGCAGTTGGGCGATTCGGCGGGAGCCAAGGCCGATGTGGAACGCTTGATCGAGCGGGCGCCGGCGGGATTGGATCTGGAAAAGCTCAAGGAATGGTCCCGGACCTTGTGA
- a CDS encoding class I SAM-dependent methyltransferase, protein MASPKKLRLLQLAGAALPRDGSELYFEVGTFQGKSLIAAMRGHAHARAVACDNFSLFDDPHEPRNQKALEANLRDYGLEHRVTFFNRDFRDVIQDWPSLGLPPVGCYFYDGAHDEDSQYRGIRDAEPLLADEALVLVDDWRFAPDSDSRAEAGTRRAMAACPRTSRPAQRRLGTMVERPRRARVQKKARPNRIRQPVTARPKDPACP, encoded by the coding sequence ATGGCATCGCCCAAAAAACTGCGGCTGCTTCAATTGGCTGGAGCGGCGCTCCCTCGCGACGGCTCGGAACTTTATTTCGAAGTCGGCACATTCCAGGGGAAGAGCCTCATCGCAGCGATGCGCGGTCATGCACACGCCCGCGCCGTCGCCTGCGACAACTTCTCGCTGTTCGACGACCCGCATGAACCTCGCAATCAGAAGGCGCTCGAAGCCAACCTGCGCGACTACGGACTCGAACATCGCGTCACGTTTTTCAACCGCGATTTCCGCGATGTGATTCAAGACTGGCCCTCGCTGGGCCTGCCTCCGGTCGGCTGCTACTTTTACGACGGCGCCCACGACGAGGATTCTCAATACCGGGGCATCCGGGACGCCGAACCGCTTCTGGCCGACGAGGCGTTGGTCCTGGTGGACGATTGGCGCTTTGCACCGGACTCCGATTCACGGGCGGAAGCCGGCACTCGCCGGGCGATGGCGGCTTGTCCACGAACTTCCCGCCCGGCACAACGGCGACTTGGAACAATGGTGGAACGGCCTCGCCGTGCTCGTGTTCAGAAGAAAGCCCGGCCAAACCGGATCCGGCAGCCCGTGACCGCTCGTCCCAAAGATCCGGCATGTCCATGA
- a CDS encoding M20 family metallopeptidase, protein MPTPRALLRELVALPSVNPAFLPKDDPRAGEQRVAHWLASVAADAGLDVALDEVFAQRPNLHARLTPTGRIKHRVILAPHLDTVGILGTPEKAFTPEIKRGRLHGRGACDTKGSVTAMLSAVMAMAGKRKRPAHTEILFLGLIDEEKAQEGSRHVARSKLKADLAIVGEPTRNRVVTAHKGGLWLVLKTVGKSAHGSTPKLGKNAVHEMARIVDLLETEYADDLSRRSHPLLGSATVNVGAILGGSQPNIVPASCSIQVDRRTLPGESLSTVKLELAARLRSKRLSASLGTLREGPCPALETDFKNPWVQRMMQAAGQSDPQGVNYFCDAAVLAMGGIPSIVYGPGDIAQAHTADEWIDLDSLDLAVRQLTRFLESLP, encoded by the coding sequence ATGCCCACCCCCCGCGCCCTTCTCCGAGAACTTGTCGCGTTGCCCAGTGTAAACCCCGCTTTCCTGCCCAAGGATGATCCGAGGGCGGGAGAACAGCGCGTCGCCCATTGGCTGGCCTCGGTCGCCGCCGACGCCGGACTGGACGTGGCCCTGGATGAGGTCTTTGCCCAGAGGCCTAATTTGCACGCTCGCTTGACTCCCACGGGACGGATCAAACATCGGGTGATTCTTGCGCCGCATCTGGACACCGTGGGCATCCTCGGCACCCCCGAGAAGGCGTTTACTCCGGAGATCAAGCGAGGAAGACTTCACGGTCGGGGTGCCTGCGACACGAAGGGTTCCGTCACCGCCATGTTGAGCGCCGTCATGGCGATGGCCGGCAAACGCAAGCGCCCCGCGCACACCGAAATCCTTTTTCTGGGCCTCATCGACGAAGAGAAGGCTCAAGAGGGATCGCGCCATGTGGCGCGTTCGAAATTAAAGGCGGACCTGGCCATTGTCGGAGAGCCCACTCGCAATCGCGTGGTCACCGCCCACAAGGGCGGCCTCTGGCTTGTACTGAAGACCGTGGGAAAATCAGCCCACGGATCCACTCCCAAACTTGGCAAGAATGCGGTGCATGAAATGGCCCGCATCGTGGATCTCCTGGAGACCGAGTATGCCGACGACCTTTCGCGTCGATCCCACCCCCTGCTGGGCTCGGCCACGGTGAATGTCGGAGCGATCCTGGGAGGCTCGCAACCCAACATCGTCCCCGCCTCATGCTCCATCCAAGTCGATCGTCGCACGCTGCCGGGCGAATCCCTGAGCACGGTGAAGCTTGAATTGGCCGCCCGGCTGCGGTCCAAGCGCCTGTCCGCCTCGCTTGGCACCTTGCGCGAGGGCCCGTGTCCCGCGCTCGAAACCGATTTCAAAAACCCCTGGGTGCAACGAATGATGCAAGCCGCCGGGCAATCGGACCCTCAAGGGGTGAATTATTTTTGCGACGCCGCGGTGCTGGCCATGGGCGGCATTCCGAGCATTGTCTATGGACCCGGCGACATCGCCCAAGCTCATACCGCCGACGAATGGATCGATCTGGATTCCCTCGATTTGGCCGTCCGCCAGCTCACCCGATTCCTGGAATCGCTGCCTTGA
- a CDS encoding glycosyltransferase, whose translation MDASVPFLSVVIAARPDEAQVLAAHAAALLDYPKDKLEILVARGKQPSVQRNHAVRAAQGEWIYFLDDDSVPERANLRRVLDALVQPGCEGVGGPNLCPETAPPLEQSFASVMGNRLAFGPSAARYRAMGSRRESSEKELILCNLILKRDTFLRLGGFDEALYPNEENALMDAILAQGGRLIYDPNFVVSRRPRTTWRAFVNMLMNYGRGRAEQWRSHPTMNSVLNFVPPLFCVYLAAMPLLPSIALWPLAGYLVMVSASAWLTPREPRARWGAIALGLMLTHIAYGLGFWKGLFTRLKAPGDREPIPVVLERITI comes from the coding sequence ATGGATGCCTCCGTGCCCTTCCTCAGTGTGGTCATCGCCGCGCGACCGGACGAAGCCCAGGTTCTGGCCGCCCATGCCGCGGCGCTGCTCGATTACCCCAAGGACAAGCTTGAGATCCTTGTCGCGCGGGGCAAGCAGCCTTCGGTCCAGCGCAACCACGCCGTGCGGGCCGCCCAAGGCGAGTGGATCTATTTTCTGGACGATGATTCCGTTCCCGAACGCGCGAATCTGCGGCGCGTGCTGGACGCGCTTGTGCAGCCGGGATGTGAAGGCGTGGGCGGACCCAATCTGTGCCCGGAAACAGCGCCGCCGCTTGAACAATCCTTCGCCAGCGTCATGGGTAATCGCCTGGCGTTCGGCCCGAGTGCGGCGCGTTACCGGGCGATGGGAAGCCGCCGCGAATCGAGCGAAAAGGAGTTGATCCTCTGCAATCTGATTTTGAAACGGGACACCTTCTTGCGCTTGGGGGGGTTCGATGAGGCGCTGTATCCCAATGAAGAAAACGCCCTGATGGACGCGATTTTGGCTCAAGGTGGGCGCCTGATTTACGATCCTAATTTTGTGGTGTCGAGACGTCCTCGCACCACGTGGCGCGCTTTTGTGAACATGCTGATGAATTATGGCCGTGGGCGGGCGGAACAATGGCGTTCGCATCCCACCATGAATTCCGTCCTGAATTTTGTGCCGCCGCTTTTTTGCGTTTACCTGGCCGCCATGCCCTTGCTGCCTTCCATCGCGCTTTGGCCGCTGGCGGGCTACCTGGTCATGGTCAGCGCCTCCGCCTGGCTGACGCCCCGTGAACCTCGCGCGCGCTGGGGTGCCATTGCCCTCGGTTTGATGCTCACTCACATCGCCTATGGACTTGGATTTTGGAAGGGGCTCTTCACGCGTCTGAAAGCCCCCGGAGATCGCGAGCCCATTCCCGTGGTTCTGGAGAGAATCACGATATGA
- a CDS encoding LysR family transcriptional regulator, which produces METRCHGPWESGKDHVSCLSITKRYAPLRMELRHLRYFAAVAEAENVSRAAPKLHISQPALSRQIRDLEDELGFPLFERSAKSVRLTDAGRVFLTETRAVLQRADEAVRAARAVATGGPGELRMGYAPTLTARFLPVALRAFQTAMPGMRVRMQDLSTAEMLARLRDAKLDLAMTARPSTAALRGLRFEELTRDHLRLAVAPKHPLARRRVVTLDEAVREPWVAFSRQEYPDYHELLAAVFAKPKDRPRIAKELDGVSSLIAAVEAGSGIALMPESLSCIAGPRLRLLPLTPAPAPLQVGVVSLKNGLTAAAERFLDHAREAASGK; this is translated from the coding sequence ATGGAAACACGATGCCACGGGCCCTGGGAATCTGGGAAAGACCATGTTTCTTGCCTCAGCATAACCAAGAGGTATGCTCCATTGCGCATGGAACTCCGGCATCTCCGTTACTTCGCCGCCGTCGCCGAGGCGGAGAACGTCTCCCGCGCGGCCCCGAAACTGCACATCTCGCAACCCGCCTTGAGCCGGCAAATTCGCGACCTCGAAGATGAACTGGGGTTCCCGCTCTTCGAGCGCAGCGCCAAGTCCGTGCGACTGACTGACGCAGGCCGCGTGTTCCTCACCGAAACACGCGCTGTCCTGCAAAGGGCCGACGAGGCCGTCAGGGCGGCGCGAGCCGTCGCCACCGGCGGACCCGGCGAACTTCGTATGGGCTACGCGCCGACGCTCACGGCGCGTTTCCTGCCCGTGGCGTTGCGGGCGTTTCAGACGGCGATGCCGGGCATGCGGGTGCGGATGCAAGACCTGTCCACGGCGGAGATGCTGGCCAGGTTGCGCGATGCGAAACTGGATCTGGCGATGACGGCGCGCCCGAGCACCGCCGCGTTGCGTGGACTGCGCTTTGAGGAACTCACCCGCGACCATTTGCGCCTGGCAGTCGCACCGAAGCATCCGCTGGCCCGCCGGCGCGTCGTGACGCTGGACGAAGCCGTCCGCGAGCCCTGGGTCGCCTTCAGCCGCCAGGAGTATCCCGACTATCACGAATTGCTGGCCGCGGTGTTCGCCAAGCCCAAGGACCGTCCGCGCATCGCGAAAGAACTCGATGGTGTATCAAGTCTCATTGCGGCGGTCGAAGCCGGCAGTGGAATCGCGTTGATGCCGGAATCTCTGTCATGCATCGCCGGACCGCGTCTGAGACTCCTGCCGCTGACGCCGGCGCCCGCTCCGTTGCAAGTCGGGGTCGTTTCGCTCAAGAACGGACTCACGGCGGCGGCAGAAAGGTTCTTGGACCACGCCAGGGAAGCGGCTTCCGGAAAATGA
- a CDS encoding type II secretion system protein, with product MDADTGFRAWNRSRRRRASACSTPLPARRGFTLIELLVVIAIIAILAGLLLPSLASSKEQGRKTKCFNNARQIMLACLLYTEDRGGRLPCGSLETPGRNTKGYMTWDELILPFGAPTNIIVCPSHKQGRRHYWTNANIKNHEQRHGNPRQTGVMALGFSVQPETLEQPVQTVAFTEIRDHKASYALGGVSNPGEGWGSMLFAYEDLFILQYRHLKRETIPFADGHVESLKSNVLMSPKLTSGRFAFEKFYRDKSQVPAN from the coding sequence ATGGATGCTGACACTGGTTTTCGGGCGTGGAATCGGAGCCGCCGCCGCCGCGCCTCCGCTTGTTCCACTCCCCTCCCGGCCCGCCGCGGGTTTACCCTGATCGAACTCCTGGTCGTTATCGCTATCATCGCCATTCTTGCCGGATTACTACTGCCCTCCCTCGCCTCCTCCAAAGAACAAGGACGCAAGACCAAATGCTTCAATAACGCCCGGCAAATCATGCTCGCGTGCCTGCTTTACACCGAGGATCGAGGCGGACGCCTTCCTTGCGGCTCGCTCGAAACGCCAGGCCGCAACACCAAAGGTTACATGACCTGGGACGAGCTGATCCTCCCTTTCGGTGCTCCCACGAACATCATCGTTTGCCCGAGCCACAAGCAAGGCCGGCGCCACTATTGGACGAATGCCAACATCAAGAACCACGAGCAGCGCCACGGCAACCCCCGCCAGACCGGCGTGATGGCTCTCGGCTTCTCCGTCCAGCCCGAAACCTTGGAACAACCCGTCCAAACGGTGGCCTTCACCGAGATCCGGGATCACAAGGCCTCCTATGCTCTCGGAGGCGTCTCGAATCCTGGAGAAGGCTGGGGCTCGATGCTGTTCGCCTATGAGGACCTCTTCATCCTTCAGTACCGGCACCTCAAGCGCGAAACCATCCCCTTTGCCGACGGCCACGTCGAATCGCTCAAGTCCAATGTGCTCATGTCGCCCAAGCTGACCTCGGGACGATTCGCCTTTGAGAAGTTCTATCGCGACAAGTCGCAAGTGCCGGCCAATTGA
- a CDS encoding sugar kinase, whose amino-acid sequence MPTLNIKPAGSCAYDMLALGEIMLRLDPGEGRVRTTREFKVWEGGGEYNVARGLRRCFGLKTAVATAFADNEVGRLLEDFILQGGVDTRLILWRPYDGVGRTVRNGLNFTERGFGVRGAVGVPDRGNTAAAQLKPGDFDWDHIFGKLGVRWLHTGGIFAALSDTTPKLVIEAVQAAKRHGTIVSYDLNYRPSLWKSIGGHQKAQEVNREIAKYVDVMIGNEEDFTACLGFAVEGVDENISHIDVTAFKKMIEKAVAEYPNFKVTATTLRAVRTATRNDWSAICWADGKFYSAPNREDMEILDRVGGGDSFASGLVYGFMAFNDPQKAVDYGAAHGALAMTTPGDTSMATLKEVESLVKGGSARVQR is encoded by the coding sequence ATGCCGACTCTGAACATCAAACCCGCCGGTTCCTGTGCTTACGATATGCTCGCTTTGGGCGAGATCATGCTTCGTCTCGATCCGGGCGAAGGCCGGGTGCGCACGACGCGGGAATTCAAGGTCTGGGAGGGGGGCGGAGAGTACAACGTCGCCCGCGGCTTGCGGCGCTGCTTTGGCTTGAAAACCGCCGTGGCCACGGCGTTCGCGGACAATGAAGTGGGTCGTCTGCTGGAAGATTTCATTTTGCAGGGCGGGGTGGACACTCGGTTGATCCTTTGGCGACCCTACGACGGGGTCGGCCGGACGGTGCGCAACGGATTGAATTTCACGGAGCGTGGTTTCGGGGTGCGGGGTGCGGTCGGGGTGCCGGATCGGGGCAACACGGCGGCGGCCCAGTTAAAGCCCGGGGACTTCGATTGGGATCACATCTTTGGCAAGTTGGGTGTCCGCTGGCTTCACACCGGCGGCATCTTCGCCGCGCTCTCCGACACGACGCCGAAACTGGTGATCGAGGCGGTGCAAGCCGCCAAGCGCCATGGCACCATCGTATCCTACGACCTCAATTACAGGCCGTCCCTCTGGAAATCGATCGGCGGACATCAGAAGGCGCAGGAAGTCAACCGCGAGATCGCGAAGTATGTCGACGTGATGATCGGCAATGAGGAGGATTTCACGGCTTGCCTGGGATTTGCCGTGGAAGGTGTGGACGAAAACATCAGCCATATCGACGTGACTGCTTTCAAGAAAATGATCGAGAAGGCCGTCGCGGAGTATCCCAACTTCAAGGTCACTGCCACGACTTTGAGGGCGGTTCGGACGGCGACGCGGAACGACTGGAGCGCCATTTGTTGGGCCGACGGCAAGTTCTACTCCGCACCCAATCGGGAGGACATGGAAATCCTCGACCGCGTGGGCGGGGGTGACAGCTTCGCGTCAGGGCTGGTTTACGGATTCATGGCTTTCAACGATCCGCAGAAAGCGGTGGATTACGGCGCCGCTCATGGCGCCCTGGCGATGACCACCCCGGGGGACACCTCGATGGCGACCTTGAAGGAAGTGGAGAGCCTGGTCAAAGGCGGCAGCGCCCGCGTGCAGCGGTGA
- a CDS encoding RNA methyltransferase — MVEIEEIRSFEDPRLLPYRTMRRQDDHEAQGVFVAEGDKVVARLLETAITVISMLVQRERVEEYRRLLSMRPERVWLHAAEKAVLEQLTGYPLYQGVLALAKIPFQPRSISFPVAPGGLVVALDGLANAENLGVIARNAAAFGADVLLVGENCVSPYLRRAVRNSMGALFRMRLVLSFDLAADLRRLDTLGFRNLAAHPHTDRRVLAQAGMTGHLCVVFGSEGHGIRPEVLAECGEWVAAPMAPGVDSLNVASASAVFLYEACRQRSARAGRDAGV, encoded by the coding sequence ATGGTCGAAATTGAAGAAATCCGTTCGTTCGAGGATCCCAGGCTGTTGCCCTACCGGACCATGCGGCGGCAGGACGACCACGAGGCGCAGGGGGTGTTTGTGGCGGAGGGGGACAAGGTTGTTGCGCGACTCCTGGAGACCGCCATCACCGTGATTTCCATGCTCGTTCAGAGGGAGAGGGTGGAGGAGTACCGGCGGCTGCTTTCGATGCGTCCGGAACGCGTTTGGCTTCATGCGGCGGAGAAAGCCGTGCTGGAACAATTAACAGGCTATCCTCTGTATCAGGGCGTCCTGGCCCTGGCGAAGATCCCCTTTCAACCTCGTTCGATTTCATTCCCCGTTGCGCCGGGCGGTTTGGTGGTGGCGTTGGACGGACTGGCCAACGCGGAGAACCTTGGAGTGATCGCGCGTAACGCGGCCGCGTTTGGGGCGGACGTCCTGCTCGTGGGGGAGAATTGCGTTTCTCCCTATCTGCGCCGGGCCGTGCGCAATTCCATGGGCGCCCTTTTCCGGATGCGTCTGGTGTTATCGTTCGATTTGGCCGCGGATTTGAGGCGGTTGGACACGCTCGGCTTTCGGAACCTGGCGGCGCATCCCCACACGGATCGACGGGTGCTGGCTCAAGCCGGCATGACGGGTCATCTCTGCGTGGTGTTCGGAAGCGAAGGGCATGGCATTCGGCCCGAAGTGCTCGCGGAGTGTGGGGAATGGGTGGCGGCGCCGATGGCGCCCGGGGTGGACTCTTTGAATGTGGCCAGCGCTTCGGCGGTGTTTTTGTACGAAGCCTGCCGCCAGCGATCCGCGAGGGCGGGGAGGGACGCAGGCGTTTGA
- a CDS encoding DUF1552 domain-containing protein, with translation MQRARSLDFSRRAFLRRASGVALALPWLESWPLRSAESGKRSAVPPLAKPPVRFAYLCFADGVEPKYWWAREESQTLRLGEALKPLEPHQSEVIYLGGLYNAKALAHQSSHLGRFPNILSGAWVSTQQNDIRVGQTMDQVLAERLARETPIPSLALGIEPTELRLEDGLTMLYGSCISWKSDTKPATKEIYPSRVFDLLVGDPQGRRLDRSILDEVSRDARSVQSRVSASDRSKIDEYLESIRDIEKRLEGAAQDRRLEGWQPTLKEVKMQRPAETLPQDVPTHMRLMMDLILLAFQMDKTRVATCLLNNDLSAMTFPFLDDVKGSLHVDLTHNGNNPKIEIMHMKTNQFHVSQLAYLIERMKNIDEGGSSMLDNSILLCGSNMFDGDAHQADHMPMVMAGRAGGAWKTGRVIDRLGQPEERRRACSLYLSILDRMGVELPRFGDTDRRLDELSSG, from the coding sequence ATGCAACGCGCACGTTCCCTGGATTTTTCGAGAAGGGCTTTTCTCAGGCGCGCCAGCGGCGTCGCGCTCGCCTTGCCGTGGCTCGAATCCTGGCCGCTTCGCTCAGCGGAATCCGGCAAACGCTCCGCCGTCCCGCCGCTGGCCAAGCCTCCCGTCCGCTTCGCCTACCTCTGTTTCGCCGATGGCGTGGAGCCGAAGTATTGGTGGGCTCGCGAGGAAAGCCAAACGCTCCGTCTCGGCGAAGCCCTGAAACCTCTCGAGCCTCACCAGTCCGAGGTCATTTATCTCGGCGGCCTCTATAACGCCAAGGCGCTGGCCCACCAAAGCTCTCATCTCGGGCGTTTCCCCAACATCCTCTCCGGGGCCTGGGTCAGCACCCAGCAGAACGATATTCGAGTCGGCCAAACCATGGACCAGGTCCTCGCCGAACGCCTGGCCCGCGAGACGCCCATCCCCAGCCTCGCCCTCGGGATCGAACCCACCGAGCTTCGCCTCGAGGACGGTCTGACCATGCTCTACGGGTCCTGCATCTCCTGGAAATCCGACACCAAACCCGCCACCAAAGAAATCTATCCCTCGCGCGTCTTCGATCTTCTGGTCGGCGATCCTCAAGGCCGCCGACTTGACCGCAGCATCCTGGACGAAGTCAGCCGCGACGCCCGCTCCGTCCAATCCCGGGTTTCCGCCTCCGATCGATCCAAAATTGATGAGTATCTCGAGTCCATCCGTGACATCGAAAAACGATTGGAAGGCGCCGCGCAAGATCGCCGCCTTGAAGGCTGGCAACCTACCCTCAAGGAAGTCAAAATGCAGCGGCCCGCCGAAACCCTGCCCCAGGATGTCCCCACCCACATGCGGCTGATGATGGACCTCATCCTGCTCGCGTTCCAAATGGACAAGACACGGGTGGCCACCTGCCTGCTCAACAACGATCTCTCGGCCATGACCTTCCCATTCCTGGACGATGTCAAAGGCAGCCTCCACGTGGACCTCACCCACAACGGGAACAATCCCAAAATCGAAATCATGCACATGAAAACTAACCAGTTTCATGTCAGCCAGCTCGCCTATCTCATCGAGCGCATGAAAAACATCGACGAAGGCGGATCCTCGATGCTCGACAATTCCATCCTGCTCTGCGGCTCGAACATGTTCGACGGCGACGCGCACCAGGCCGACCACATGCCCATGGTGATGGCCGGGCGGGCGGGGGGCGCGTGGAAGACCGGGCGCGTGATCGACCGTCTCGGCCAACCCGAAGAACGCCGGCGGGCTTGCAGCCTTTACTTGTCCATCTTGGACCGAATGGGAGTCGAACTCCCCCGATTCGGCGACACGGACCGGAGGCTGGATGAACTTTCAAGCGGGTAA